The genomic DNA ATCCCTTTCCCTATCAACAATATTAGGCATCAACTCATCATCTCTAAATCTAACCATCAGATTATTTGGGAGATGAAGTTGTAAGGCTAGAACAGCAGGTAAGATTTGAGAAAGAGAGAAGGAAAAAATGCGCCACATAGCCTCTGGGGGCGATATGTAGCGTGCATCTTGAAATCTTTTTATCTCATTAATAACAACCCCTGGCTCACTTTGATCGACTTGAATAACCTGTTTGTCGTGTCCTTTATAAACATATTTGAAAAGATATTTCACAGATTTTATACTTGAGCAAACTTCAACATTCATGTGGCAGTTAAACATCATCAAAAGCCTTGGGTTATATGGGACCACCCATCTATTATCAAGTGTTTGTCCTCGTAGGTCCACTTCTTCCCGGTGTCTCTCCTTCGATACAACGGATACGAATCTTCTCCTTGTGTCGTCTGTTCGTTAAATTGTCTAGGATAGTGAAAACGACAAATTTTAGGATCACCCTGCATACAAGGACTGCTTGATCGTAAATTGCCGCAAGGACCGTGAATCATGTGCTTGACAACCATCTTATGCAATCCGGGATGTGTTAGTTTGTTAGGAATTTCAGCACACACAACCTTATCATAATGGTCCGCGTTATTGATCTTGTGTTGCGGGTACATGATTAGGAGAAAATGTGCGTGCGGCAAACCCCGCTTTTGAAATTCAATGACATAGACGTATGCCTTAACTTCCCCGAGGACATGTTTCTTGAAGAGTTGATCCTTAAGATCTTCTAATTTAGCCCGGAACACTCTTGAAACAAGGTCTGGACGATCTGTAGCAGTTTGACCAACATGTAAGTTATCACATATCTCAGGCCACTTAGGATTACATGTCATTGTAAGGAATACATCAGGCTTGCCGTCATCTTGAACTAACGTCATCACGTTTAGAAACCGACGTCGCATGTCGCGAGGCCCCCCGATGAAAGATGCAGGCAACACAATTCTTTTCCCGACTCTGTTTGCATGAACCTCACCAGTATTGACGCAATCCACAATACCTTGGTACAATTCGGCCCGAATCTTAGCCTGGTTTCTCTCACAAAATTCTAAGCGTGACGTCTCAATTTTGATGTAAACATCAACCACAAACTGCTGTAGCAGCCTACCACCGAACAAAAGCACATTATCGGTAGATCGAATCTGGAACTTGTAACAGTAGTACTCTCGCATAGCCACGGTTGTTCTACCACTTCGTGTGTTTGCCTCTGAACGATGAAGATGTATTAAAaacaaacagttaataaaaataaaacgcATTACGCTATTTTTATGATCTTCACTTAAAAAAAGGATAACAAATTGTTGGTACCTTCCATTTCTCCTTCGATGTTGTCATTCTTGCGAACCTCATTGATTGATACTCCGTGACGTGGTATGTTACCATGCCAACCCGACTCACCATTAGGAAAAAATAGAGGATACGACAATGGATCGTAACAGCTGAAGTACGGCTGAATAGTTTGACTATATTCAGACCTACCGTACACAACAATACTTCGTTTATATGAAGTGATATTGTCATTACCTTCAACCCAAATACCAGCAACCTATATAATTGTGAACTATAAGTAAGTAAAATAAGCAATACAATTAAATAATTGcaattaatataatattatatatacctCCGATGTCGTTGGTCGGTTGTACACCCTTTGGTCAAGTTCAACCGAAGTATTCAAAGTGACTCTATAGTTGTCCAGAGGTCCTAGTTCCGCAAGTCTTCTAAATGTATCGACATATGGGTTTGTAGAAAGAATACGTGTTAAAATCTGAGTAATACGCCGATCAAGATTTGGCCATCGGAGTCTGTGATCTAACTCAGTATCAGGATCGTAAAAATACAACTGCAAGTACCTAGGGGTCCCATCCCTCGGAACTAATTGGTCGATTCTGTGATATATTCCTTTATGTGCACGAAAAGTATATACGCCGTCTCTCATATTGTTCAATGTATCATCCAATGTCACACCCATTGAGGCAAAAGAAAAATTGGTGTTATAAGCACGGATGTTTTGCCTAAACATATCTCCAATTTCATCTTGAGACGTGAAAAGTCGGTACAATTCCTCTGGAATTTCTAAGTTTGCTAACACAGTTTTCCCACTCATACAACAAAAGGTATCAAATTCATACTGAAATCGTTTTGCTCCACAATTAGGACATGCACCTCGTTCCTTTAAAACACGATGCTCTCCAGGTACACCATTGTAAACAAAATTATAAGGATCATCTTGCACGCTCCCATCTTGGAAGGAAGGTTGATCAATTACTTCAGCAAATTGGGGTAATAAAGTACGCGGATGAATTCGAATACCTAAAAAATTGGTGTATTAagtaatgaaggttgtaaaagaTGTCGAGTTCGAAAAAAAGAAATCATTGTTAAATAAATAGAAACCTCGTGATGTTCTATGCCTAGCTACGTCAATTACAGATGGGAATGTGGTTGTCGGCGTAACATCATCTATCGGGGTTTGGTTGACTTGACTGCCATTTGAAATACGCATTCCATTATCGTTTCGTGTATTAGAACATCCTTTATTGTACTCCTTGCGTTTTATAGTAGAAACACTTGAGGCGTTCTCATTTGTTGTTTGTGTAAATTGAGTAATATTAGTTTGTGAACTTCTTAACGGCGTCCTTTCTGTTGACCTATTACTCATTAAAGATATTGATGAAGCACTTTGGGAGGTATCACCACTCCCAAATTTAGATACTTTGTTATTTTCTTTGCGTGCAGCATAGTATCTTTTGTGATACTCTTTTCGTTTTTCAGCTTTAGTA from Helianthus annuus cultivar XRQ/B chromosome 7, HanXRQr2.0-SUNRISE, whole genome shotgun sequence includes the following:
- the LOC110882029 gene encoding uncharacterized protein LOC110882029, producing the protein MEEANTRSGRTTVAMREYYCYKFQIRSTDNVLLFGGRLLQQFVVDVYIKIETSRLEFCERNQAKIRAELYQGIVDCVNTGEVHANRVGKRIVLPASFIGGPRDMRRRFLNVMTLVQDDGKPDVFLTMTCNPKWPEICDNLHVGQTATDRPDLVSRVFRAKLEDLKDQLFKKHVLGEVKAYVYVIEFQKRGLPHAHFLLIMYPQHKINNADHYDKVVCAEIPNKLTHPGLHKMVVKHMIHGPCGNLRSSSPCMQGDPKICRFHYPRQFNEQTTQGEDSYPLYRRRDTGKKWTYEDKHLIIDGWSHITQGF